TCGGATGTGGGCTTGTCGCAGATGTGGACGGCCAACTTCTTCCAATTCCACGGCCCGCGCCACTACATCACCAGCGGCGGGCTGGGCACCATGGGTTACGCCCTGCCCGCGGCCATGGGCGCGGCGGTGGGCAACCCCGGCCGCCCGGTGCTCGCCATCAACGGCGACGGCGCCTTTCAGATGAACGTGCAGGAGCTGGCGACCTGCTCCCAGTACAACATCCCCGTCAAGGTCATCATCCTCAACAACGGCAAACTGGGCATGGTGCGTCAGTTCCAGCGCGTGTTCCTGAAAAAACGCTACGCCGCCACCGATCTCGGCGGCCATGTGGATTTCTGCATGGTGGCGCGCGGTTTTCAGGTGGCGGCGCTCAAGGTGTCGCGCAAGGAGGAATTGATGCATGCCCTGAACAAGGCCATGGAAATCGAGGGGCCGGTGGTGGTCGATATCGATATCGATCCCGACTGCTACAGCTTCCCCATGGTGCCGCCGGGCAAAAAAACGGTGGAGGCGCTGTTCCATCCCGACGAGTGGCAGGGGTGACAGGCGGCGGCGCCGATTGATGACCCTGCCGACAACCGACAACCGACCAGCGAGGGCCGGCGGGATCAGGGATCCTGCCGGCCTTGTTCGTTGAGCAGGGTGTGAACTTCGTTGATCAGGGCCTCGACCATCTGGTGCTCGGGCACCTTGCGCACGATCTGCCCCTTGCGAAACAGCAGGGCCTCGCCCTTGCCGCCGGCCAGCCCCACATCGGCCTCACGCGCTTCGCCGGGGCCGTTGACCACGCAGCCCATGACCGCCACGGTCAGCGTCTGGGGCAGATCGTGCAGGCGCCGCTCGACTTCCTCGGCCACCCGGATCAGATCGACCTGGCAGCGCCCGCAGGTGGGGCAGCTGACGAACAGCGGGCCGCGCTCGCGCAGACCGAGGCTTTTCAGGATTTCCCAGCCGACCCGCACCTCCTCCACCGGGTCGCCGGTGAGGGATACGCGCAGGGTGTCGCCGATGCCCTCGTGGAGCAGCACGCCGAGTCCCACGGCGCTTTTGATGGTGCCGCTCCAGGTGGTGCCGGCCTCGGTGATGCCGATGTGCAGGGGATAGTCCACCTGTGCGGCGAGCAGGCGATAGGCCGCGACGGTGCGGCGGATGTCCGAGGCCTTGAGACTCACCTTGATGGCGTCGAATCCCAAGTCCTCCAGCAGGCGGATGTGGCCGAGGGCGCTTTCCACCATGGCCTCGGGCGTGGCGTGGCCATGGCGTTCGAGCAGATGCTTTTCCAGGGAGCCGCCGTTGACGCCGATGCGGATCGGCACCCCCCGTTCACGGCAGACACTCACCACCTCTTCCACCTTCCAGCGCGCGCCGATGTTGCCGGGGTTCAGGCGCAGGCCGTCGACCCCCGCGGCCAGAGCGCCAAGGGCCAGGCGATGATCGAAATGGATGTCGGCGATCAAGGGCAGCGAACTGCCCGCGCGAATCGCCGCGAGGGCGGCGACGGCGTCCTCATCGGGCACCGCGCAGCGCACGATCTCGCAGCCCGCCGCCGCGAGCGCCTCGATCTGGGCGAGGGTCGCGGCGACATCGCGGGTGTCGGTGTTGGTCATGGACTGCACCGACACGGGCGCGCCGCCACCGACGGCGATGCCGCCGACCTGGATGCGGCGCGGCGCGCGCCGCGCCGTTTGCAAGGGGGAAACACCGGCCATGGGCGGCTCAGGCCTCCTCGGCCGAGCGCGCCTTGACCAGGGCGGAGATCGCCTTGAACTCCGGAGCGGTGGACTCCTTGAGCAGCTGAAACACCACCGTTTCCGCCGTGGTCACCACCGCGCCCGCGTCGCGCGCCAACTCCAGCGCATTGAGGAAATCCACCTTGCCCCGCGACATGATGGCATCGCGCACCAGATGCACCTCGAAGCCCTCCTTGAGCAGGCCGAGCACCGTCTGGTAGACGCACACATGGGCCTCCATGCCGGTGACGATCACCTGGCGCCGCCCCAGGGACTTCAGGTGCTCGACAAAAGACGGTTCGCCGCAGCAGCCGAAGCTGACTTTCTCGATGCGCGCGTCGCGGCAGGCGTCGGCCAGCTCCTGTACCATGTGGCCGATGCCGCGCGGGTACTGCTCGGTGCCGACCACGGGCAGTTGCAACAAGCGCGCGCTCCGCAGGAGAAATTCATTGGTCCTGAGCACCTTGCGATAGATCTTCGCCGGCATGGCGGTCACCAGCCGCTCCTGCACATCGATGACGACCAGCGCGGTCTGGGCGCGATCGAGGATGAACCTGTCGACGCAATTGTTCATGAAGTTTCTCCTTTGGCTGGCAGCTGATTTTTCTGGGTTGCAAGGACTTTGCGGCGTGTTCCGACGGACGAAAAATGAATGGCGACACGAAAGGCAAGAGTAGCAGAAAGCCGGGGCACGGACAACCGCGCCCCGGCCGAATCCTACATCACTCGTTCACGTACTGGTAGTTCTTGAGATCGATACCCGCCCGCTCGGCCCAGCCGAACACCGGCTGATAATCCTCGACCCGGGTTTCGATGAAGCGCAGGGCATGAAACTGCTCGAGCACCCGCCGGCCCTCGGGCACCTTGTCCAGGCGCAACAGCGCCTGCTTGAGCTTGTCCTGAAGCGCCACATCCAGATCGGGGCGCACGCACAGACCGTTGGAGGGCACCTTGCCGGAGACCGCCAGGATCTGCAATTCCCGCTCGATGCGCGGATCGTCGGCCCGCGTGATGTCAAAGACCGAATTCTTCGAGGCGCCGACGTCGGCCCTGCCGTCGAGGACCGCATAAATAGTGGCGTCATGACTGCCGGCGAAGAACGTCTCGCCCAGGTAGGCGTCGATATCCGTCACGCCGGCCTCGCGCAGATAGGCCAGGGGATAGATGTAGCCCGCGGTGGTGGCCTTCTCCACGAAGGCGAAGCGCTTGCCGCGCATGCCCGCCGCATCGTTGATGCCGCTGTCCTTGCGGGTGTAGATGACGCCGTGATAGGTCGACTCGCCATCCAGATTGACCGGCCGCGCCAAGGGCACCACGCCGAGCTTCTCGATGGCCAGCGCCCCGGTGAAGGATCCGAAGAAGGCACCATCCATCTGGTCGCGCGTGAAGGACTCAATCAGATTGCCGTAGCGGCTGAGAATGGTGAAGCGCACCGGGATCCCGACTTCCTTGCTCAGATAGGCGCCCAGGGGCCGAAAGCGCTCGGTCTGCTTGAAGACGTTGAGCTCGGGAATCAGGCCGATGACCAGCTCTTGGGGACGGGCTTCACCAGAGGCCAGACCCTGTGAAACCGGCAGCAGAAGCAGAGCGATGAGAAGCATTCCAGGCAAAGATCGAAGCATTCGCGGCTCCTTGTATTTAAGGGGCCTGGGACAGGCGGCGGATCAACTGCTCGGCCGCCGCGACGTCCAGGGCCGGATGAAACAGGTTGCCCTGCACGAACCCACAGCCCAGCTCTCGAAGCTTTTCGAGTTCCGCCGGCGTTTCCACGCCCTCGCCGACGGCCTTGAGGTTGAGGTTCTGGGCGAGAGCCAGAATGGTGCGCACGATTTCGAGATTGTCCCGGTTGTGATCGATGCCGGCGATGAAGGACCGATCGATCTTGAGAGTGTCGATGGGAAAATGCGGCAGATAGCTCAAGGACGAATAGCCGGTGCCGAAATCATCGATCTGCAACCCGACGCCGAGGCCCTTGAGCTCGGCGAGCAGCGCGGCGGAATTTTGCGGGGCGTCCATGAGGGTGCGCTCGGTGATTTCCAGGCGCAGGCGGTCCGGCGGCAGCTCGTGCTCGCGCAACATCTTGCGGATGGTCTCGACCAACGCCGGGGTGAATTCGCGGCCGGACAGATTGACGCTGACCGCCAGGAACAAGGCTTCGCCCCCCAGGCGCCGCCATTGCCCGAGGCGCCGGCAGGCCTCCCCCAAAACCCACTGGCCGATGGCGGGCAACAGCCCGGTGTCCTCGGCCAGGGGAATGAAGTCCGTGGGCAGGATCAAGCCGCGGGTCGGATGCCGCCAGCGAATCAGGGCCTCGAAGCCGCTTAGCTTGCCCGTGGCCAACTCGATCACCGGCTGGTAGCACAGATGAAACTCCTGGCGCTCGATGGCGCGACGCAGATCGTTTTCCAGTTGCAGATGGGCCAGGGAATGATCATGCATGGACTTGTCGAAAATTTCGTAGCGCGCCTTGCCCCGAGCCTTGGCGTGATACATGGCCAGATCGGCGTCGCGCAGTAATTGCCCGGGCTGCTCGTAGCCCTTGGAACTCAGGGCGATGCCGATGCTGGCGCTGGTGAACACCTCATGGCCATCGATCATGAAGGGTCGCGGCAGATCCTTCTGGATGCGCCGAGCGATGGCCACCGCCTCGTCGAGGCCATGGATATCCTCGAGCAGAATGGCAAATTCATCGCCGCCGAGGCGCGCCACGGTGTCGCTCGGCCGCACGAATTCCGCCAGGCGATGCCCGACCGCGAGCAGCAACTGGTCACCGGCGAAATGGCCGAGACTGTCGTTGATGAACTTGAAGCGGTCCAGGTCCAGGAACAGCACGGCAAACAGATAGCCCGAGCGGCGTTGGGCCGTGAGCAGCGCATGCTCGACGCGGTTGGTGAACAGGGCGCGGTTGGGCAAACCCGTCAGGGAATCGTGAAAGGCATCATGGATCAATTGATCCTCGGTCTTCTTGCGCTCTGTGATATCGGTCTGCGAACCGGCCAGCCTATAGGGGCGGTCGTTCTCGTCGCGCACCGCCACGCCGCGGATCAGGGTCCAGCGCCAGGTGCCGTCGCGATGCCGCAGGCGCTGCTCGCTCTCGATGTGCGGAACGGTTCCCTCCAGATGAAAGGCAATCTTGGCTTCAAGCCCCTGGCGATCATCGGGATGCACCAGCCGGAACCAGTCGTTCGGATCGGTGCCGATGTCAGACTCGCCATAGCCGAGCATGGATTTCCAGCGCGGCGAAAAATAAATGCTATTGCCCGGCAGATCCCAGTCCCAGAGTCCATCGTTGGCGCCGCGCGCCGCCAGGGCGTAGCGCTCCTCGCTCGCACGTAGCGCCCGCTCCGCCTGGCGGCGTTCCTCGATTTCACCTTCAAGCCGCGCGTAACTGTTCTTCAGGGACAGGCTCATGGCATTGAAATGCCGCGCCAACTCGCCGAACTCCTCGCGATAGGCGGGCTCCAGGGCAAAGCCGTATTCCCCGGCGGCGATGCGCCGGGTCGCCGCCACCAGGTCGCGCGTCGGTCGGGTGATGGAGCGCGCCAGATACACGGCGATCAGCAAGCCGAACAAACCCGCCGCGGCCACCAGAATCAACAGGGCGTTCTTGGAATGCTGAATTTCGGCGAAGGCCTGGGCCGACATGCGCTCCACGCCCAGGGATGCCTCGCGCGCCATGTGCTCGACCTGCTGCAGCAGCGTTTCGCCCACCAGCGAGGCGTCGTACTTGAGCCGTTCGAGGCGCCGACTGTCGGCGGAGGTGGTGATGTAGAAGCTCAACGCCCTTTTGAAGTCCTCGACCAGCGCGCTGACCTGCTCCAGATCCTGCACGGTCTCGGGGCGGTGATGACAGCCGGCGCAGGCATTGGCCAGGTCGCTGAGGGCTTCCACGTTGTCCACGATTCGGTCCAGACTCTGGGAATAGGGCGTGTGCACGGTGAAGAGGTCGGAATTGACGCGCATCACGCGATGCACCAGGCTGGCGCGCAATTCACTGACCTTATGCAGGTTGAGCAGGCGGTTGAGGGTCGCGGTGGTCTGATTGACGTTGTTGATGGAGAGAAAAATGCCGAAAAGATAGATGAGAAAAAGCAGCAAAAGGGAGATGACGATCCTGTATTTCATGGGATGCTCTTCGCCTGAAACGAACCCAACCGCCCCGATCTGGCGTCGATCGCCGAAAACAGGATCGCCGGCCTCATGGATAAATGAGGCGCGGAATATCTTTTTAGCGCGTTGATCCGCCTTTGGTCAAGAAAAATTTGACATTCCTAATGGTTTGTCGTGCTCGACTTCAGGGATACAGATGAAAGATCTGCTCGGCGATGCAGGCCGGCTTCTCCGCGCCTTCGATCTCGACGGTAAATCGGTAGGTGAGCTCCACGCCCTCGCCGACAGGTTGCGCCTGCAACACGGCCGTGCGGGCGCGGATGCGGGCGCCGGCGGGAACCGGCGCGGGAAAGCGTACCCGGTTGAGGCCGTAGTTCAGGCGGCGCGTCATGCCCGGATAGTGGGCGGCGAAGTAGTCGGGGCGGTTGCTGCCGGTGAGCAGGGGCAGCAGGGACAGGGTCAGAAAACCGTGGGCGATGGTCGTGCCCAGCGGCGATTGCTGCGCCGCGCGTTGGGGGTCGACATGAATCCACTGCTCATCGCCGGTCACGGCGGCGAAGCGGTCGATGCGCTCCTGGTCGATGCGCAGCCAGGACCCCACGGCGATTTCTTCCCCGAGGCGGGCGCGATAGAGTTGCAAAAGATGCTCCGCGGCGGTCATGCGCGCTCCTTTTTCCGGTGTCGACAGGTCGGCGTCGTTGCGACGGCCCGGCCGTCGCGCGAAGGAGTTTCTTTTACACCTTTTGGGCGCATAAAGCCAGGGGTTCGCCAAAATGCCCGAAACAAGGAGGTTTGCGGCGGAAGGAAAGGCCCGATCCGGTCCCGGGGGCTTACGCTGTCCCGCCGCGCCGCCGAGACGGCGCTCATCGGGTCGTCGTTAAGCCTCCAGGGCCGGATCAGGGAAGGGGGCGGATCATCTTCGGGCGCGCCCTCGCCCTTGGCCGACGGAGTCATCATTCGGAACCGGCCACCTCGTCAACCCGCGTGAAGGCATCTCGCCGGGGGAGGTGCGGCGCGATCAGGCCGTAAAAGTTCCCGAAATATTCGCTGCGCCCCGCCGTGGCCTGATTGCCGACGACTTCCATGTAGTCTTCCTTGACCTGATTGAGCTTCTCCCACATACGCACCTTGCTCATGTCGTCCTCCCGTGCTTGAGTGGGGGCATGTTTGCGCCCCAGTTTCCTTGGTCGGGACATCGGCCACCCGCCGCTTGCCCGCCATGTGATGCGCAATTTTTAAAACAACTTTCTATGAAAAAAATTGACCTAAGTCAAAGCCTCCCGCCCCGGACTTTCCGGCTTATATTTAGCAAAAACAAAATGTTGCAACTTAATTTAAGCATTGATAAATACTTCTCTCATTTATTTTTTTTAGTTGTTAATTCAACATATTGCCATTTCTATAACATTGTTATTTTTTTATTGGGCGCCGCTTTAATCCGGCGCGCAGAAACCCCTTGCGCTTTTCTGCATATTTAAAGTAAATTAATTTTTAATTTTTTCACATTTTGCGCTTTGCCAGGCGGGCGACCCAGGTCGGCCGAACCTCGCGCTGCATCAAGCCTTCAACCCAGATTCCCGACAGGCGCGCCAATCATGCAGGAGCAACGACCTGCCATCCTGATCGTCGAAGATTCGCCCAGCGCCTCGCGCCTGGTTGCCGACTGCCTGACGCGCAACGGCTTCGAAGTCCACCAGGCGGCCACGGGGCAGCAGGCCCTGGACTGGTGCCAGGCCCATCGCCAGGGCTTGCTGCTCCTCGATTACAAACTCGGCGACATGCAGGCCGATACTCTGGTGGAAAACCTTCTGCTGCGCGGGTTGAAAATACCCTTCATCGTCATGACCGGCCATGGCGATGAGCGCACCGCCGTCGCCATGATGAAGCTCGGCGCGCG
This genomic interval from Geoalkalibacter sp. contains the following:
- the ispG gene encoding flavodoxin-dependent (E)-4-hydroxy-3-methylbut-2-enyl-diphosphate synthase, producing the protein MAGVSPLQTARRAPRRIQVGGIAVGGGAPVSVQSMTNTDTRDVAATLAQIEALAAAGCEIVRCAVPDEDAVAALAAIRAGSSLPLIADIHFDHRLALGALAAGVDGLRLNPGNIGARWKVEEVVSVCRERGVPIRIGVNGGSLEKHLLERHGHATPEAMVESALGHIRLLEDLGFDAIKVSLKASDIRRTVAAYRLLAAQVDYPLHIGITEAGTTWSGTIKSAVGLGVLLHEGIGDTLRVSLTGDPVEEVRVGWEILKSLGLRERGPLFVSCPTCGRCQVDLIRVAEEVERRLHDLPQTLTVAVMGCVVNGPGEAREADVGLAGGKGEALLFRKGQIVRKVPEHQMVEALINEVHTLLNEQGRQDP
- a CDS encoding isochorismatase family protein; its protein translation is MNNCVDRFILDRAQTALVVIDVQERLVTAMPAKIYRKVLRTNEFLLRSARLLQLPVVGTEQYPRGIGHMVQELADACRDARIEKVSFGCCGEPSFVEHLKSLGRRQVIVTGMEAHVCVYQTVLGLLKEGFEVHLVRDAIMSRGKVDFLNALELARDAGAVVTTAETVVFQLLKESTAPEFKAISALVKARSAEEA
- a CDS encoding phosphate/phosphite/phosphonate ABC transporter substrate-binding protein; amino-acid sequence: MLRSLPGMLLIALLLLPVSQGLASGEARPQELVIGLIPELNVFKQTERFRPLGAYLSKEVGIPVRFTILSRYGNLIESFTRDQMDGAFFGSFTGALAIEKLGVVPLARPVNLDGESTYHGVIYTRKDSGINDAAGMRGKRFAFVEKATTAGYIYPLAYLREAGVTDIDAYLGETFFAGSHDATIYAVLDGRADVGASKNSVFDITRADDPRIERELQILAVSGKVPSNGLCVRPDLDVALQDKLKQALLRLDKVPEGRRVLEQFHALRFIETRVEDYQPVFGWAERAGIDLKNYQYVNE
- a CDS encoding putative bifunctional diguanylate cyclase/phosphodiesterase; this translates as MKYRIVISLLLLFLIYLFGIFLSINNVNQTTATLNRLLNLHKVSELRASLVHRVMRVNSDLFTVHTPYSQSLDRIVDNVEALSDLANACAGCHHRPETVQDLEQVSALVEDFKRALSFYITTSADSRRLERLKYDASLVGETLLQQVEHMAREASLGVERMSAQAFAEIQHSKNALLILVAAAGLFGLLIAVYLARSITRPTRDLVAATRRIAAGEYGFALEPAYREEFGELARHFNAMSLSLKNSYARLEGEIEERRQAERALRASEERYALAARGANDGLWDWDLPGNSIYFSPRWKSMLGYGESDIGTDPNDWFRLVHPDDRQGLEAKIAFHLEGTVPHIESEQRLRHRDGTWRWTLIRGVAVRDENDRPYRLAGSQTDITERKKTEDQLIHDAFHDSLTGLPNRALFTNRVEHALLTAQRRSGYLFAVLFLDLDRFKFINDSLGHFAGDQLLLAVGHRLAEFVRPSDTVARLGGDEFAILLEDIHGLDEAVAIARRIQKDLPRPFMIDGHEVFTSASIGIALSSKGYEQPGQLLRDADLAMYHAKARGKARYEIFDKSMHDHSLAHLQLENDLRRAIERQEFHLCYQPVIELATGKLSGFEALIRWRHPTRGLILPTDFIPLAEDTGLLPAIGQWVLGEACRRLGQWRRLGGEALFLAVSVNLSGREFTPALVETIRKMLREHELPPDRLRLEITERTLMDAPQNSAALLAELKGLGVGLQIDDFGTGYSSLSYLPHFPIDTLKIDRSFIAGIDHNRDNLEIVRTILALAQNLNLKAVGEGVETPAELEKLRELGCGFVQGNLFHPALDVAAAEQLIRRLSQAP
- a CDS encoding MaoC family dehydratase, coding for MTAAEHLLQLYRARLGEEIAVGSWLRIDQERIDRFAAVTGDEQWIHVDPQRAAQQSPLGTTIAHGFLTLSLLPLLTGSNRPDYFAAHYPGMTRRLNYGLNRVRFPAPVPAGARIRARTAVLQAQPVGEGVELTYRFTVEIEGAEKPACIAEQIFHLYP